The Notamacropus eugenii isolate mMacEug1 chromosome 4, mMacEug1.pri_v2, whole genome shotgun sequence DNA window TGAGGCTGATGCTTTTTTAGGGGACAAACACAGGCTTTGACTTCCCCCTAGTGGCCAGAGGGGATATTGCCGCAGGATGGAAAGGGCACCCCAGTCAATGCAGGAACAGACATTTGTTAAGAACCTCCTCTGTGGCAGACGTTGTGCTAAGAAGCGTGAGGAACACAGAGAGCACTTTCTGATCTTatggttctttctttctttttttttatgtgttatttttACCAATTAGatgtaaacacaatttttaactaattttttaaaatgtttagtttcagattctctccctccttgagaaggcaagcaatttgacataggttacacatgtgcagtcatgcaaaacatttccatattagccatgctgcaaagaaaacagattaaaaaacaaacaagaaaaatgaaataaaaatagttcGGCTTCCGTCTTATCCagctcttcctctggatgtggacggaatttccctcatgagtcttttggaattgttttggatcattggattgctgagaagagctaagtcgtTCATAGTGGAtgatcacacaatgttgctgttactgtgtacaatgttctcctggttctgctggcttcactctgcatcagttcatgtaaatctttacaagcttttctgaaatctgcctgctcatcatttttcatagcacaatagtattccatcacaattctatgccacaatttattcagttattccccaatggatgaacattctctcaatttccatgtctttgccactacaaaaagagctactgtaatTCTTTTTGTACATtcaaataggtctttttcctttttcaaatactacattctaatggaagaatatatatttcttataaaatcatatatttctaataaatgacaaaaatacaaacatacaacaaaattatttataaaacaatatatttgtcataaaagaaatttataaGGGGAAGAGCATGATGGGAATTTCAATTTGAAGAGTGAAGAACATAGACAGAAGGGAATGAAGGAGTGACCATGGCTGGTCTGGGCCCTTCCTtcaaatggagattctgggaggaacTGAGCAATCAGAGGAAGGGCAAGCCCTGGTTTCAAAATTTTATATAGCCGCAGCACATCTCCCCACTCCTTACAAAAACCATCTACACAAAATGACGCAGTTCATGATTTAGTCTAATAAAATTAATAgcatattgtcatttttttataacAACACAGACATTTAAAACATCTAATCAGTCGACAAGCATGTATTAGGTGCTTGCCATATACCAGGCTGTAGGATATAAACGTAAAGGACCTTTGGAGACAAAATCTTTGCAGGCAGAGTTTCCCAGAAGTTCCTGGGAAATTCACAGATAGCCTGGATCCTTTCTGACTTGGGAATGATACTGCAGGAAGAACCAGATGAGAGGGCacagcagagagagagagtgagcagTGGCGTGAGTTCTTTCCCACAGGGAGTCTTTGAATTCCACTGCAGTGGTAGGGGTGGCTGGTTGTGGTAGGTGAATCTGAGAGCCTGCAAGGAGATGGAGtggtgcacacatacacacacacaaacacatgcacacacacacagagacagaaagggggtggagagagacagagaaagagacacacagagagagaaagagacagagacagagatggagtggaggggagggacagacacagagacaggggcaggaagagagagacagagagcgagacagagagagacagagagagagagagagagagagagagagagagagagagatgcatctCCCTGTTGAGTCACTGCCAATCTGGGCACTGCACCTATCCCCATGTGAGAGAATAGGCAGCAGGCTGTGAACTATGGTCTACCTTTCCCTCGATCTCCTCTCCACCTGAGTAGAGCAGATGATTCAAAGGTTTATTTTGTACTTTGAAGCTACTTTTCTCATTTCAGTTTAGATAATTTTAACTTCCTTTGCTGGCCAGATAAATCTGAACAATCTAACTTCTCTTGATCTGTGTGTTGCCTTATTTGAGAACAGGGTGGGGAGGTACAGCCGGAAGGAACAGTGTTTGGTTAGTGgtatacagaaataaagaaaataaccaCGGTTCCAGTTCTGTTCCCCTAAAATGCCAAGTTTCTTTCCAGGTGGGAATTCTGAACTAGAAGTGAGAGATGATCATATGATTTTGATTTAATAATTTTGGATAGATTTCCCCAAAGATGAGGATCTTCTGCCCTTTAGGCTAAACTGAATCAGAGGATCAAATATTCTGCCTGGAACATGGCAGGTCACAGGTCTTACTCATTTACCCGTCCCTTCCTCCTGCAACTCATATCCAGAGAAAACACTCCAGGAGTAGAGTACATATTGGCAACAAGGCAGTAGGAACAGAAATTTTAAGAGAAAGTATATGGCTGGACTTGGCTGGCAGTAGCCCCATTCCAAGGGTGGGAgccagaggaagggagggagggtttTTCCCCTTTCAGTACTACCTCAAGCCTATGTGCAACAGATACAGAAGGCTAAGCAAGATCAGagtctgctcttaaggagtttacattctgataCCAATCAACCTAGAGAAGGAGCAGATGCATTTCTACGTGGCAGACACAGGTCTGGCCACTGCCAAGTCCATCTGCTGGCTGGCTAGGGAAGAATGCTTCCGCATACCTCTCTACCAGCTGCTCAGGTCAAGAAGCTGCCCCAGGCCCTGCCCAGCTCCCTTCTTCTCATCTTCCACCCCATCTCCCCTATGAAGTTTCCTGCATTTCTCCCTATCCCTGCACTTGTCCATCACCAGCCATTTAGGAGAAACCCTTCcccagcctcccttctcccattccgAAGTCCTCATCTTCCTCCACCCTCTAGCTATTGTCCTATGTTTCTTCTCCCTTTGTTAACCAAATTTCTAGAAAAAACTGCGgacacttcctctcctctcagttATTCCTCAGCCCTTTGCAATCATACTTCCAAAGTCATCATTAGACTGAAACTACTCTTTCCAAAGTCTCCTTACTGCCAATCTGATGgccttttttcagttctcattcaCCCTCACCTCTCCTCCATTGGATGCTGTTGACCACGCTCCCCTCCTGGATACTCCCTCCTCTCTACTACTCTGGtaattcttcttctcctctcctactTGGCTCCCCATCTTTGCAGACTCATCATCCACATCATTCCCCCAAACTAGGAGcatcttttcttctgtctccacTCTCACTGACTTCCTCAGGTTCCATGGACTTAACTATACCCTGTGTATGACAATGATCGCCAGGTATATACTGTGCCAGAATTCCCCTGATCCCCTGATCTTTAACCCTCCACCCCCAATTGCCTATTTCAACCAAATGATCCAGAGATGCCTCAAACTCAagcatgtcccaaactgaactcatcagctttcctgaccctaaccctctCCTCATTTTGGTGGAGGGCACCATCATTGATTTGGGTtttttatacaaaatatttttatttcattttaattttattgttttatttcattaattttacatattatatattataacatattatACATGTTACAtacattatgtattatatattaaatgcaatttttattttattatttagttttattttattcagcatttaactgggcttctccccctcctcacctcccatGACCAATAACCAGAGAAATCCAAGCACTTTGGTGGTCCCCTTGGGAGTTTTGGGAGGATACAGACTGGCATTGATTGGCTGGAACTGGCATCAGGGAAGTGAACTCTGGAGTGGATGGGACCTAGGACCTTCTGAAAATCTGGagggtatttattttgtatttattctgcacaTATAActtacatttgtgtgtgtgtgcgtggcctcattttcctctttgtataaCCAACACCTGACACCAAGTGGCTGCTTTATAAATGTTCGTTAATGGATAGATGACTTGGAGAGCTCTCCCGAATGTGGAATGGAGGTAGTATGTTTCTCCTGTGATGTATAAGGAGATAGTTTTTAGATaattcatcattttattaatgatggCCAGTagattaataaaaggatggtcatttgtaTCTCTCATGAATcaaaaatggggcagctaggtagtgcagtggatagagcaccagtgcaggagtcaggaggacctgggttcaaatttcacctcagacacttgacactcactagctgtgtgaccttgggcaagtcacttaacccaaattgcctcatcctgggtcatctccagtcatcctgatgaatatttggtcactggattcagatggctctggagaactgaggctggtgacctgcacagccctccctcactcaaaacaaagtcaagtgcaagtcatgtcattatttctctgatggcatgctcttctttggcaacaaaggatgaacatgcaTGAATCAAAGATGGATTGTACTGACCTAAGGTTGGTtgtatgcccttggaagagtgggtgttcctgaaaagatggcaatcaactctgattggctaGCAagtaatgagaagaatgaatattataatgagaggtggacttATTCTAATGAGGACTGGGGGATACAACTTTACAAACCCTTATTTATCTTTccccagaccacccccagatccagGCAATGAGACAGAGGATCTACCCCAACCCAAACTCTTAGGTAGAACACAATGGGCAGAATTTGTCCAGGttaaatctttttcctttttaaacagaACTACTCTTTCCCAGTTGGATAGGGTCTGAACAAGACAGAGGAAGGTTATTCAGCAATGCCCTTCAGGTGCTGGTTGAGTAATCTAGAAGgggctgatttctgaatgagAAAATAGGAAGGTAAAAAATCCTGGATCTCCCCAATAGTAACTGGTTACTAATATAATCATTTCTCATTCCTTGGTGGAAATCTTGAAGCAGATACTTGGCTTAACCCTGCCAAGGTGCTGGTTGGGCAGCACTtggatccaggtcttctgactccacaggTAGTGCTTTCTCTGTCACACCCTAAACTATGGTAGTCCTGCCACTACATTGTGTGCTTCAGGTGGTCTGGGACAACGTCTTACTTAGCTCTGTATGCCTCTACCCCATCAAGCACAGTATTTAATTTGAAGAAATAACGGTAATCCTCACtcttataattttttaatgtctACCAAGTGttttttacagatagggaaactgaggcaaaggtgaaCCAGAAAGGTCTGAGCTAGGTTCCACCCTAGGTTTTCTAgtagctaggtggggcagtagatagaatactggacttatagttaggaaaacctgagttcaactcctacCTTAGGAtttacttcttagctgtgtggccTTCAGCATCTCAGTTCATGTGTaatagcctcaattttctcctctgtaaaatggggataataatagcacctaattcccaGGTTGGTTGTAAGGACCAGTTGATATAATATGCATGAAGCTCTTTGCAAATTTCAATAAAGCGTCATGTAATGCTAACATcataattatatgtataattatataacaaTGATTATTCTGACCTAAGAGCTTGGTATCTCTAAAGCAGACAGCAGTGCCTACCTCTCAGACCTGTGGTGACGGTCGGAGAGGACCGATGAGCCCCGCCTGACCCAGCCCCGCCTGGCACAGCGCACTGCTTAGTCAGTCAGCCAATATGATTTCCTTCTGGAGATGTGCCAGCCCTGGGCTCAGTGCTAGGCAGACAAAGAAAAGTCAAAGGTAGAGTTCGTCCTAAATGGGGGAGACAAGCAAAGAAATCTACTTATCTGCCTACGTGATTAAGGGGAAATTATTACCCGAGGGAAGGCCCTAGAACTCAGtgggatggggaaaggcttcctggagaaggtgggattttagttgggtcttGGAAGAAGCCGGGAGGCCGGGGTGAGGAGGGAGCATTGCAGGTACCGGGCATGGACAGGCCGGGGAACATGCCAAGGCTCGGGAGACAGCGTCTTGTTCGAGCAACTTCCAAGAAACCGCTGTCTTCGGATCGGAGAGCACCaggcggggtggggtggggtaaggTGGAAGAAGACGGGACAGGTGCCGGGGAGAGGGGTTCAGttctgtgaagggctttgaacgtCACTCAGGATTTTGTGTGATTCGATCCTGGCGCTGTGAGGAGCCCTGGGAGTTTACAAATGGTCATTCCCCCACTGAACCTCATTGAATCTGGTGCACCCAGGACGAGTGTGAAGGAGTCGCCCACCAGGATGCCAAGGTCAAGACCCCGGCTAGAACGCGGGCGCTGACACCCGGGGACTCCCAAAGTGGGAACCGCGGAGGTGTTGAGGACCGCCTCCGGGGCTCTAGATCAAGACctccccgggcctcagtttcctcctctgcaaaactGGGGGACTGAGACCGAAGGCTTTCTTCCTATTCCCTTCCAGTATTTCCTGACGCTAGGAAGTCCGCGGCCAACGGCTCGGGTCCCACCCCAGCCCCACCCGGCCCCCCGAGTGCCGGGGGgcctcctcccactcccaccttggccccgccccgccccacccccacctggCCTCTTTCCTCCCCCGAGCCCAGGACTGTTTCCGGCCCCAGCCTCAGACAGACCTTGGTTGTCCCCCTCCCCGCACCCGGGCCGACCGGTCGCCCGCCTGCCATGAACGAGTCCCGCGTGCGGCTTGTCGTCACCGGAGATGACTTCGGCTACTGCCCGCTGCGCGATCAGGGCATGGTGGAGGCCTTCTTGGCCGGGGCGCTGACCGGGGTCTCCCTCCTGGTCAATGGCGCGTCAGCGGACACCGCGGCCCAGCTGGCCCGCAGGTGAGAGTGGGGGGACCGCCAGAATCTGGATGGAGTCTGGaccaggagggagagggaggagccaGGAACGGGGCCCCAGGTGTTCGGCCCTGGGTGGGGGGGGCGAAGGGAAGCTCGGAGGCCGGCTCCGGGGCTCCCCGAGCGTCTCCATCCCCGCAGGCACCGCATCCCGGCCGGCCTTCACGCCAACCTAAGCGAGGGTCGGCCCGTGAGTCCCGGCTTGGGCTCCAGGACCTCCCTGATCGGTCCCGGTGGCTTCTTCCTGGGCAAGATGGGCTTACGAAAGGCGCTGGCGGAGGGCCGGGTACGGTTACCCGAGGTAAGGCCGCCACcctagagggaaggaagagagggggagggggaaggagaaaggccCCGCCCCAACCCCCCCTCCCCGCTCGGGCGCAGGTGCGGGAGGAGCTACGCGCGCAGCTCAGCCGCTTCCAGGACCTGCTGGGCCAGGAGCCCACCCACGTGGACGGCCACCAGCACGTGCACGTGCTCCCTGGTAGGGGTGCTCCCAGGTAGGGGTCCGAGATTGAAGCGTGTGGGGCGGGGGCTGTCCTCTCCCAGTCCCGGGCTGCAGGGGATTTTGGAGGTGTCTCGTCCGTGCACCGACCTAGGTGGGACCCCCGGGCTCCCTCAGCGCCCCCCCCTCGAGGTTAGAGCAGGGGCGGGGCTCCAGCTGATCCCCATCCATCATTAGGTGTGCGCCAGGTGTTCGGGGAGGTCCTGCGGGAGTACGGGGTCCGGTACACCCGGGTGCCTGTGGAGGTCGGCCTGCGCCGCTGCGAGTGGCTGGAGCCCCAGCTGCGGACCTTCGCTCTGGCAGTGGAGGAAGATGCCCAGGCCGCTAAGGAGGAGTTCGAGGAACTAGGCCTTCGGTAAGGTCCCTGGGAGTCTggcaccgcccccccccccccccaatcctaCACAcggcagcctcagtttcctcaactatacagTGGGGATGATACTGGAGAATCATCTGTATTGGGACAGCCATTGATTTGCAGTTCCCGGGGTCAACTGCTTATGAGCTCCTATTGAGTGGCCTGGAGAGGGCCCTGCCCTTTCCTGTAAGTTGAAAGAAATGGATGGAAGGGTCTTTAAGATTCTCTGCAGTTGTGGCAGTCTCCCACCCTGGACGGGGCATCTCCAAGGGATGGGCAGATTAGGACCAACAGATAGAAATGCAGAGACCTGACTGAGCTCCAGGAAAGCTCTTCTGGAGCCCAGCCCATCTGACCCGGGTCTGGGGATGGGCATCCCACATCACTTCACTACCTTTGGACACATCTCCTGAGGCCACAGGGTAACAAAGTGGATAGgatttgggcctggagtcagaagaatcaCCTTCcttagctcaaatccagcctcagatacttctagctgtgtgaccctgggcaagtcacttaaccctgtttgcctcagttcctaatctgtaaaatgcactagagaaggaaatgacaaactactccagtatttgccaagaaaaccccaaatggggtcacaaagagctgggaTTGCAAAATGGCTAAAGAACAAACTCCCAAGGAGGTTTTAATTGTCAGAAAATCAAATGGAACCTGAATTGACCTCTCATCTCTCCCCATGGCTCctgcttctgccctctggggacaGGTTGGACAAACCtgatctctcttctcccttgcAGCCATAAGCTTATAGATCAGGGCTACACACTGAgaggcaggagaggagagagctGCTCACATGCCATGAGTAGATGGGGGAGGTGGATCTGTCCAGCACTGTGTCCCTTGGCCCACTATCCTCCCTAGCCTCTTCCAGGCATTCcctaaattcttcattttcttcactctCCCGTTGAGTACATGTCCTTCCTACACAgtgatgcccagaactgagcaGCAGCCCCCAGATCTTAGCAAGCCCTCTTTTGTGGCAGCTCTGAGTTGATCAATCAGCCCCCTATGCTTCCTTGTCAGTCACTGGCAGCCTCTGAATAAATCCCTGAGGCCCTTCACAGGAGACCTTGGGGTCTCACCATTCATCTGGCTCCAGAAGTTTCACAAACGTGAGATTAGGAAAGGTATAGTGGGATAGTAGgtcatctgaaaaaatgggggtggggtacAGGTACAGCAGTATGCTGAGTACTGAGGGGTTGGAGATCTTGGGAAGTGTCCAGGACTTTGGAGGTGATGGTCCTATTGTATTCTGCCACAGCCAGGTCACATTTAGTCTTCAGTCACCATTGAACAGGGTGTGGGTACGCTGGAGAAGAAAACACCCAGGGTGGTAGAGGGCCTAGAGACCTTATCATCATCCaaagatcagttgaaagaactgtgGTTAGCCTAGATGCTTGGGGGGACATCTCATGGAAGAGAGCAGAGCCATGGCCCGGAAGTCAGAAAGATTTTGTACAACTGAAGGAAAGATGTCCTGGCAATGACTTGCCCCAAAATGGGTTGCTGGAGGAAGTGGTGGGCTCCCCCTCACTGGTGGTTTGCAAGCAAATATTGGGTGTCCACTTGTCAAGGATGTTGAGGGGCTGCTATCCAAGTGAGGGCTGGCTGAGAATGGTCTCTGAGACCCTGAGATTTTGTAAAATGTTAGCCTCCACCCCCAGGGACACAGCCTCTCTCTCCACAGGTGGCCTGATGCATACATTGGCTTGAGCACTATGGGTAAGGACATGTCTGTGAGCAGAATTGAGGCTGCCATTGACCAGGCTGTGGAGAGCGTCCTGAGCCCGGAGGATACCCTGCAGGGAGGCCGAGCCATCACCATGGAGCTCATGACCCACCCTGGGTACCCCAGTGTCTCACCCACCAGTGGCTGTGGGGAGGGGCCTGATGCCTTCTCCCAGTCCTGGGAGCGGCTACACGAGCTGCAAACCCTACTGGACCCTGCACTCCACAATTCCTACCGACAGAGAAGCATCAAACTGTGTGCCTTTAAGGACTTATGAGACTGGTGGGGAGGCCATGGCCTCCATCTAAGCCAGGAAAAGTCTGCCTTTCAGCCCTGTCTCCATTACTTGTCCAGTGGCAGATCCTGGAAAGTCACTTCTGTTTCCTTGGCTGTAAAATGGAGGGTTCAAAGGAGGTCTCAAGTGCTGTCTCCCTCTGACATCCATCGTTCTAATGGACAGCCTGGCATGGGTACACTGCCTCTGGAATCTggggacctgaattcagatctcacctctgcCATGTGCCCTCCTTGTGACCATGGGCCCTTTGCCCATGTGGACTTGTGAACCCCTTTGCACTATGGGCCTCaatgtcctcaactgtaaaatgaggtctaGCTCTACATCTACAACCTCTTCATAAGACCTTGGGGGCAGGAGGGAAAGCTACACTTGGGATTTAGAtgcctgagtttgagtcctggctGTTGACActgactggctatgtgaccctgggcaagtcatttcaccagtCCACCTCAATTTCAACcaaaaaaatggggatgatggcAAATAACTCCCAGGGTtaatatgaggatcaaatgagatatctgtaaagtgcctggcatacagtaggcacttaatcagtgTTCTCCCATTTGCTAAGAAAGAAATGGGCTCAGAGTACAAGGAAGAACTTTAAAGAAGAGGATTTGAAACCTGATCCCAGAGTTAATGGATTGCTACTGGAGTTTGCTGGTAACTCCCTAGGGAGCGGGGTGTGATGATACAGTCACTCTGCACTTTAGGAGGATCATTTTGGCAGTGGAATAAAGGATTGGTTGtacttttttaattaacaaaaaatctactttttctccccctctttcccaaGAGGGGGGTATAAAACCCcaaatctttgtaacaaaaatGCCTATTCAGCCAAAACCAATGTGCCTGTGTGCCACTTCCCAAACGCGGATCTCATTCTGTGCTGGGGCAGTGGGTGGGGCGCACGCAGCTTCACCTTCAGCCATCTGGAGGGGGCCTGGTTGGGAGCAGACCAGGCAGGTGAAAGAGGGAATGGTTATGGAGGTGGAGCCTGATGACAGCTTAATCTTTGACTGATAAGTTTCTTTGGAGAATGGGTTAAATCCTGCCATGATTAGTGTTACAAGGAAGATACGGAGCAGGAATTACTTCCTCAGCCAAGGAACTGGGGCAGCTCCAGGGAAATTTTAAACAGCAAGCTTGGGAATCCCTAGAATCATGACTAATGAGGGTGTGGTCCAATGGAGGCCAATCGGGAGCAGTTTTCAGTGGTCGAATTCTGTCTGCTGGAGGAACTTCCTCCCCAGCCGATtgctgggaggtgggggtggggtggggtgggggtgttgTTTTCAGGAGGGTTGATAAATATTTGGGTGCTTTCGTCCAGAATGAGAAAATGAGGGCTCCTGCACACTCAGCCCTACATGCCAGTTCCTTGACAGAGGAAAAACAGCAAGAAAGGGGGTAAAATTTTCCAAAGAGACTGGCTTGGTCAGCTGGATGTCTCTTCTGGTAGGAAAAGGTTGTTCCCCAGGTGGTTTGGGTTCAATACTGACCACTCCTAAAAGATCTGATAGTTAAGAAGAGACTGTCTTAGTCCAGTAGCACGGTATGGACACTGAACAAGACACCCACGTTGATACCGTGGTGGGCAGCTCCTTTGCCTGGGTTATCCACCACAGTCTTTCAGTCAAGCAGCAGACCCAGCTTTTAGATTTTTATAATTAGGGAACCAGAAAGCCACATCAACAATCTGAGCCTTAGTTCTCTGCACTAACTAAATTGTGAGGGCAGTTGCAGAACCTTTTACGGAAAAGCTCTCCTAACCTGTATGGGAGGAGACCTAAGTTGATTATACTGTTCATTTTATCTCATTTCGCGAAGGCAGTGATATCTGCTGCCATATTGACCGGGCTACATGAGGTTACCATAGTGGCAGAGGTCCTAGATTGGATGGTGGCTTATCCAAGACACAAGAGGTAGATCAACCCTTGGAAAATTTAGTGTGGTCCTTTCGGCCAAGTTTTCAAAGAACCCAGATGATTCCACATTTAGTCTGTAATGTTAGTCTGATAACCGCTctccaaagatgacaaaaaagaaggCTTGAGGCTTAATGAACTTAAGTCTTGGAGAACTCACATTCCTCACTTGAGCACTCTGATGGCCTCTCAAGGCTACCGCCTTCACAGACCTCACAGGGACTCCCTAGTAGTATCTCTTGCAGAATCTCCTTGTGATCCTGTGGATGCCCACATTTTCAGAGGTCTTTGTCCACAGCGACCAGTCTGAGTTGAGCCTTTGGCAGGTAATGAAGGGGTGATCAGATGAAAGGAAGATATTTGGAACCTCCTAGGGACACACCAAGAAGAAGgactgctgagtcaaagggtcCCAATATTCCTCTGGTGATGCTATTACAGGGCTGCACTCTGACAGATGCATAGGGCCCTCATTCTGGGAGGAAGGGAGCAGTGAAGACTTCAGGAGACCAAGTCACAGAACATTATTTTATGAACGAGTGGCCCCAAATCCCTCAAAGGTTGGATCAACATCTATGAAAAGGGCAGGAATCTGGTTCCAGGGTGGCCTTGCCTGATggccttccctcctctctgtGACTTTTGCCCCACTTACATGGAAGAATGAAAGAGACTTGCTTTTTGAGAACTGGGGAAATCAGAACCCTAGAGCTATTTGATATACCTGGTTTATAGTCTGAACTTTGGAGACTGAAAAATGAGAAGTCTATAAAATGTCACTAAAACTTGGTTAACATCTTGGGTTCGTAAGAGTGCAAAGAAGGGTTTTCCCCACCTGAATACCTTGATAATTTTTCTAAGGCATGTCACCTGGGGCTGAGGATCTCATGCCAGGAAAGGCAAGAGGCCAAGACTGAGAACAAGGTAGGGTAAGCTTTTTGGCTAGTCCCAGACTAACTAGAACAAGGGAATTTTGCCTTCTCAGGGCTGGGAAATGCCACCGTATCTGGGCTCTCTGCTAGGAAAGCATGGTAGTATTTACTCTTTCTATGAGAAAGGATCAGTCAAGGATTTTAGGTGAGCTAGAAGTGGGAGGCAGCAAAGCCCCCTCCACAGACAGCAGCATTCAGCGGGGATCAGAGGAGTAGGAAGAGAGAAGGCCACGCAGGGAGGAGACGAACctctttttctctgccctggagaTGCATTCCCTGGGCGAAACCCTccatgggggggaggggcacaTGTACACCCCAGTCACATACAGTCCTTATATTCCTCTTCTCATTGGTGCTGTATTTATTGGAAATGGACTCACAGGTTTATGGGGAGATTTTGTTGCCTTATCTTACTTAAACTGCCTCTCATTAAATGGCTTTGCTCTGAATTAATTGCATTTTCTGGGTGGCTATTAAAGGCGAGCCCATCGGTGGGGGATAATGAGTTACAGTTATTACAGTTCCAGCCCCGTTATGGGAGTTACTCACAGGACTTTGAACCAAGGGTAAGTGTTCCCTGGAGGCCCCAAGTCTACCAGTCAGGGGAAGCCTTGGGCACTATGTACATATTCATACGGGCAACTCTTTCTCCATActtgttttccatttcatttttggttctggatctccagtgcctagcacactgtAGGTGCTTAGAAAATGGTTTGGTCAGTAATGAAGCAGAAGTCCACGTCTGCTCCTCCACGAGATCTCTGTGCTGACCAGGGCTTTCCAAGGACAGACCCAAGAACACCTTAGGTGTCACCCTGGTGATGTCAATGGACTTGGCTGTCAGCTTGGGGTTAACTCGGGGACACCCAGGACAAAGTAAGTGCAGAACCTGACCAAGGATCCATAAGTTGCtgttttttcaaaaaatgttttatttccttcctctttacaCAAGTCATGGCTGTACTCATAG harbors:
- the YDJC gene encoding carbohydrate deacetylase isoform X1; its protein translation is MNESRVRLVVTGDDFGYCPLRDQGMVEAFLAGALTGVSLLVNGASADTAAQLARRHRIPAGLHANLSEGRPVSPGLGSRTSLIGPGGFFLGKMGLRKALAEGRVRLPEVREELRAQLSRFQDLLGQEPTHVDGHQHVHVLPGVRQVFGEVLREYGVRYTRVPVEVGLRRCEWLEPQLRTFALAVEEDAQAAKEEFEELGLRWPDAYIGLSTMGKDMSVSRIEAAIDQAVESVLSPEDTLQGGRAITMELMTHPGYPSVSPTSGCGEGPDAFSQSWERLHELQTLLDPALHNSYRQRSIKLCAFKDL
- the YDJC gene encoding carbohydrate deacetylase isoform X2, whose amino-acid sequence is MNESRVRLVVTGDDFGYCPLRDQGMVEAFLAGALTGVSLLVNGASADTAAQLARRHRIPAGLHANLSEGRPVSPGLGSRTSLIGPGGFFLGKMGLRKALAEGRVRLPEVREELRAQLSRFQDLLGQEPTHVDGHQHVHVLPGRGAPRCAPGVRGGPAGVRGPVHPGACGGRPAPLRVAGAPAADLRSGSGGRCPGR